In the genome of uncultured Paludibaculum sp., the window CGCGGAGTTACTGGAGTGTGAGTCCGCCATGGTGACGGCCGGCGCCGCCTGCGCGCTCACCATCGGCACCGCTGCCTGCCTCACGGGCAAGGATCACGACAAGATCCGGCGCCTGCCCGACGTGACGGGCATGAAGACCGAAGTCCTCGTCCAGAAGAGCCATCGCTATGGCTACGACCATGCCGTGCGGGCCTGCGGTGTGAAACTGGTGGAGATCGAGACCGCTGAGGAACTCGAGAAAGCCGCCGGGCCCCAGTCGGCCATGATGCTTTTCTTCAACGACGCCGAACCGCGCGGCCAGATCAACGCAGAGGACTGGGCCCGTCTGGGCAAGAAGCTCAACATTCCCACCTTCAACGACGCCTCGGCCGACGTGCCGCCCGTCAGCAACCTCAAGAAGTACACCAAGCAGGGCTTCGACCTGGTCACGTTCTCGGGCGGCAAAGGCATCTGCGGCCCCCAGAGCGCGGGCCTGCTGCTGGGCCGCAAGGATCTGATTGAGGCGGCGCGCATGAACACCTCGCCCAACAGCGACACGATCTCGCGCGGGATGAAGGTGAACAAGGAAGAGATGGTGGGGATGCTGGTGGCGCTGGAGGCGTTCATCCATCGCGATCACGAAGCCGAGGGCCGCGAATGGGACCGGCGCGTTTCCGTCATTCAGAAGGCGGCGGAGAAGTTCAAAACCGTATCCTGCTCCGTCGAGGTGCCGCCCATCGCGAATCACACGCCGCATCTCAAGATCAAATGGGACCAGAGCGCGATTCGGGTCCAGCCGCCAGAGGTACTGAAGGCCCTGCGCGAAGGCAGCCCGTCGATCGAAGCGTGCCCCATGACGAACAAAGAGATGCTCGTCTTTACGGTCTGGATGATGCAACCGGGCGACGCGGAAGTCGTAGCTCGCCGCGTCGCCGAAATACTGAAGAAAGCCAGCGCCTAAATATAGGCGATCACGTCCATTTCGACCAGCGAATCGCCGGGGATGTCGGCGGCGGCGATGGTGGTGCGCACAGGGGGTTCGGGACCGAAGCGGCCGAGGAACGTGTCGTTCATCTCCTTGTAGTCCTCCATCTTCTTCAGAAAGACGGTACACTTGAGGACCTTCTCCATCGAGGACCCGGCGTTCTTTAGTTCCGCCTCGATCTCGTCCAGCACGATCTTGGTGTGGAGCTTGATGTCGCCCGGAACGTGCGCGCCCTTTCCGGCGATGAAGAGCATGTTGCCCAGTGACACCGCCCCCGAGAAAAGCGGCTGCTTCTTCGGCTTGTCGCCCTTGTAATGGACCTTCTTCTGAACAGTTGACTGAGCGGCAGCGGCGGCGGGCACGGCGAGTGCGGCGCCACCGGCGATGAACTTCCGGCGAGAATTGGCCATCAGCGACTTGTATCAGCCCAGGGCCACTCGGCGCAAGTCTATTTTCTTCCGCTCCCAGACGCCCAGCCCCATGGCTCCGCAGATCTCCACATGCTCCGGCTGTTTGCGGACGAAAGTGCTGAATTTGTCGGGCAGGTCATCGGCCAGCGGCTTCTTGCCGACCGCCGCACGCTGCGCATCGATCACTTCCCAGCCGATGTGATCGAGGGACACCGGGTCGGTGGAGAAGTACATCGTCTTGTGCTCCCACACGAACTCGGGCCGCGCGAATGGCCCGCCGTGATAGACGCCTTTGATGCCGTCGCAGATGTGTAGAACGGCCTTATTGCGAATCACCGGGATGGAGACCGAGGCCGGGATGAACGCTCCGCAAGCGTTCAATGACTTCGTGGCATGGCTGCGTGCCACATTGTTCACCAGACCGTGCGAGAGGTTCTTGAGAGCCACGGTCACGCCGGCCGACTGGTGATCCTTGATCAGACAGAGGTTAATGAGCTTGTTCACCTGCTTGGTGATGTAAAGTGCCGCGTAGGAACGCCGTGCCGTTTCGTTCGAGATGTCCTGCCCCGGCAGCACCAGCGCCATGTCCATGTAATGGTCCGGATCATAGCCCTTGATGTCCTGCTGGACGTTGTCGCCGCCATCCACGGCGGAGGTCCATCGGACGCCCTCAGGCAACCACTTGTCGAAACCGGCCTGCAGAAACTCCGAGCGGTAGCGGTCGTAAACGACAATGTCCTGCGCCTTGATCCCCGCCGACTTCAGGCCGTCGACAATCTGGTGCAGGACGCTGGCATCGGACATGCAGTGCGGCCGTCCAACGGGATTCAGCTTGACGCCGACCACATCGCCGGGTTCGACGAACTGCTTCCACGCATCGGCCCAGCCATCGGCGCCGGTGAGGTCTTTCATGCCGCGCTGCATCATCTGCTGCACCACGGCCGGCTGATACTGGCCCGAGACAATGCAGCCAGGATGATGAACTTCGATCACGCGGCCGGGATACAGCCCCGGCATCGCCCATTTCGTGCGTTCGGCGGCAGCGGCCACCTTCGAGCCCAACGCCAGCGTGGCCGCGGTGGCGCCGGCGGCGGTGGTGAGCCAGTCCCGGCGGTTGATTCGTCGATCCATAAGTCCCTCTGGGTGAGAGTATAGCGCTCAACCCAGAGCCTTCAACAGCTCGTCCGACGTGGTGCTGGGACACCAGTAGCGCTCAATGTACTCGATCACCAGTTCCGTGCCGCGGGCATGGCTGACATGGGGGCGATCCCGTGGGTTATACATGGCGTCGGTCATGTCCCGCAGCAGCACGCACTGGACGCCCCACTTCGACATCTGCTTGATGGCGAAAGTACGGTTGAGAATGCACATGTTCGTGTGCACGCCCATCACGAAGAGCCGCTGGATGCCGCGCGCCCGCAGAGCGCTGTAGACTTCCGTGCCCTGGTCGGAGATCAGATCTTCGGGCCCCACCACGATGCCGGCATGCTGGCGCGACCACGCCTTGTGCTGCTCGTCTCCAGGCGTGTCGCAGCCGCCATTGGAGTCATCGATGGGCAGCGCCGGCGCGGTGAGGTCCAACGGTTTCGGCGGATCGACCCGAGGCAGCGCGAGCATCGCTTTGCGCTGTGGCGCGTCCGCGTAGAAGTCCATCGTCTCGGAAGGCGCGTGGATGATGAGCATCCCGCTGGCGCGAGCCTTCTCCAGCAGCGGTCCGCAACGCTTCACCAGCAGAGCGACACGCCCGTTGGCACCCTCGCACCAATGCCGGTCCCACATGTCGCACAGGATCACGGCACTGCGGCGGGCATCGATAGGCTCAGTGAACTCGATGGCCTTGGTATCGTCGCGACGGCGCAACCGCAGGACGTGCTGTGTTTGCCCTGGCAACGCGCTCCCCAGGGCGGAAAAGATCAGTGCCCGGCGTTCCATCGCTATACCTCCACCTGGTTGGTCGTGCGATTCCATTTCATGCGGCGGCCATTCTTCAATGACAGATTGGCGAGTTGCACCACCAGGGCCGCCTGGAAGCCCAGCCACATCGGTGCGGCCGGTGGCTTGCGCGTCAGGACGCAACCGAGGAAGTTCATCACATGAAGATCCGTCGCCCAGCCAAAGCCTTTCTCTGAACGCTTCTCGACGACGGGTGTCTCTTCCCCGCCCAGGGCAAAGACCCGCAGCTCCTCCCGGCCAATGTCCATGCGCGCCTTGTCTCCATCCAGATGGTTCATCTGGTCGTAGCGGCTCTTGTAGCGCATCGCCGCATAGTTGATGGTGAACACGCCGATGAAGTCCTCGGGATACTCGGCCGTGACGACCACCGACTCCGGAGTGTTCCCGCTCGCGGCATGCGGCCTTCCCGAAGCCGCCGTCACGGCCAGCGGAGCACCAGACCCCATCAACATGTGGATCCCGTCAAAGACGTGCGCACCCTGGTCGGCCACGATCCCGCCGGCGAAGTCGCTGTACAGCCGCCAGCGGCTGAAGACGTCCGGGTCCATCGGCCGCTTCTCCACCGGTCCCAGCCACTGCGCCCAATCCAGCGGACCCTTCAGTTCGGTCACCTTCTGGCCACCCAACTGAGTATTCAGCCACCACGACCGCACCATCCGTACGTCGCCCAGCGTACCCGCCGCCACAACACGCCGCCCCTCCTGATAGAGGTCATAGCTGCGGCGCTGCATGCCCACCTGGACGATATTCTTCGAGCGCTTCTCGGCCGCCACCAGTTCGACGCCCTGCTCCGGCGTGTGGCACAACGGCTTCTCCACATAGACGTCCTTACCCGCGGCCAACGCATCCAGCACCATACGGTGATGCCAATGTTCGGGAGTGGCGACGAGCACGGCGTCGATCGATTTGTCATCCAGCAGTTGATGATGGTTCCGGTACGACTTCGGAGAGACGCCGCCCTGTGCCTTGGCCGCCGCCGAGAGTGCCCGCTCGAGGTTGGGCTCATAGACGTCACAGATGGCCCCCACCTGCACCGCCGGGTCCTTCTGGAAGACGCCCATGACGAATGTGCCGCGTCCGCCGCTGCCGATGACACCCAGCGAGATCCTCTCAGCGGCGTAAACCCGCCGCGCGGCGCCGGCCGCGCCCATCAGGAACAGTCTGCGATTGATCGCCATCCCTGCCTCGCCTCCAGATTGTATTGGTCTGATTCTATTTGAAACTGACGTTCTCGGTGTGTGTCGCCTTGATTCCCGCGTCGGCGAGCGACGTCCACTTGCGCCCACCCGTTTTCACGTCTTCGAAGACCACCCCACCCACCTGGTGCGTCGCATCAAAGCCCTGCAGGATCGAGGGCATCTCGGCCTGATCGACACGGATGCGGCGGAACACGATATTGCGGATCTGTCCACGCTCGGCATCCTTGCTGTAGCGCGACTTCAATATCTTGAAATCCACCAGCAGGCCCTTCGAATCCTCCACCCGGCAGTTGTCGTAGATCACATCGGAGATCACCGCGCGATCGCCGTTGTGGATGCTGAACGTGCCCTCCGGACCTTCCACGTGAATCAGGTCGTTATCGAGGAAGCGGACGCCGCGGATGCTGGCGGCCCGCGTCTCGAAGCCGATCTCGAGGCCATTCCCCCAGGCTCCATTCCACAACACCGATCGCTTGATGACGACGTTGCTGACATCGCGTTGCGCATTGAACTTGGTGAAGTACTGGACGCCTGCCTTCACCGCCACGCAGTCGTCTTTCGTACGGATGAAGCATTGGTCGACAGTGACATTCGTGCTGCCCACGACGTCGACCCCGTCGTCCCAATCGTTGTCGCTCACCAGTTTCACGTTGTGCAGGGTCACCTTGTCGGACGCCGTAATCGGCACCGTCCAGTGCTTGCTGTTCGTGACGATGATGCCTTCAATGTCGACATCGCTCGACCGGTTGACCTCGATCATCCGCGACTCGCCCTTTTTGTAGAGGCTTCCGTCCAGAACGCCGCGTCCCAGGATGTGAACGCCGCGCGCCTGGTCCATGAAGATGGAGCCGCGCACAATGGCTCCGCCCGCGATGTAGACGAGTTGACCACTGGTGACTGTAATGCGGCCCACATTGTGAACCTGGCCCGCCCCAAAGTAATGGATGCCGGACGGCCCCGGCTTCGGCGGCGCGCTCTCGGGCGGATTGGCGAAGAGCAGCAGCGGATGCTTGATGTCGCCATTGATCTCAACGCTGATCTGCGCCGTGCGGTCGAGGCGGAACGTGATGACGTTGCCGTTGATCACAGGCCGGATGCCATAGCTCGTCGGGCGAATGGCCACCGTCTCCACCGGCCGGGCCACGGTGATCTCAATGTCGGCTCTGCGCGCGAACGAGGTGTAGGAGAAGTACGTCATGCCGCCCACGGGCAGACTGTAGACGAACGAGGGCTGGCCGGCCACCTTCACCTGAAATAGCTTGTCCTGCTCCACGCCGGCCGGGGCATTATAAACAGTGGCTCCGGCGAACAGCACCGCGGGGATGAGCAGGCTAAGGCAGAGGGGCTTCAATTGCTTCTCACTCGTGCAGGATTCTACCACCTGCCCGCGCGGAGTGCCGCGCTATTTTCCGGCCAGTTCGATGGAATGCTGGTCAAACATCGGCTTGTCGGTGCCCAGGCGGATGAACAGAAATCTCGTCTTAGTCTCCCCGGGATGATATTCGAAGTACCGCGCCAGGTCGCTGATGCCGTACAGGCCGCAGACGTCGGCGCCCGGTTCGGATTCACGCAGTTTCTCTGCTTCTCCTTTGTAGATGGCATTCGGGACAATCTGGAACACCTGTTTGCTCCCGTCGCCGGGCGGGAAGGCCTCGCTGCCGTCCACCACGTCGCAACCCATCTGCTGGCGCGAGGTCATCTTTGGATAGAAACGGCGGTTGATGGCTTCCTGGATGTTCTGGCGTCCCGATTTGTCCCAGACCTCGACCACAACCGAGCCCAGCACCGTCTCCTGGCCCGGCAAGACCATGCGAACCTTGTTGTTCAGCACCTTGAACTCGCGCGCCGAACTCCCTTCGCACTTCTGCACCATCATCTTCAAACCAAGCTCGTCGCTCTCCCACGGAGCCCACTGACAGCCCGGCTCGGGCTTGCGCTGGGCCGAGGCCGAGGTCAACGCGACCAAAAAGAGAAACCACCTCATGCGTACTATTCTCTAACGTATGATGCTCTCGATGCGAACCCCGATTTGGGAGGGGTGCATCAACCCACCGCGATCACCGTGCAGCTTCTCGCACCGTGTGCGCCAATCACCAGCGACTGCTCGATGTCGGCGGTCTTCGACGGTCCCGAGATGAACACCCCGAACCCCGGCCGCTCCAGCCTGATTCGCGTGTAGGCCTCCTGCATATTGTGCACAACCGCCCCGGCCGGCATCACCAGCACCAGGTGTTGAGCGATCACGAAGACGGCCCGATGAGGCCCAAGGCGGCTGCCGGGTACCCACACGGCCCCGTTCTCAGCCACTCCGAACTCGCCGGGCAGAATCGCCAGGTCGATGCCTTCCAGTTCATGGGGATCCTTTAGGCTCGTGAGATCCACGTTGCCGGGCGTTGCAGCCTCCACCAGCGACGCCACGCGTTGCGCCTTGGAGTAGACGTCCAGAGTGGCAAGCTCCGCCCTCAGCGCGGCTTCGTCCGCGACGCGCAGGAACCGCCCTCCCACTCCGGCCAGTGTGGCCGCGAAGTGCTCCAGTGGATCCGTGTAGGTGATCGCGACAGGCGCATCCGGCAACGGCCGGAGCTTCGGCGCGTTGGCGCGCATCGCGCCGAGGATGGCGTCGCGGCTGGTATTCGTCGCAGCCATTACTTGGGCTCCTTCTTCAACAGATCACGGAACGACTCCTTGGGCATCGGCGGCAGCTCTCGTTGTTTGCCCCACGGATTCCAAGGCCCGTAGACCAGGCCGCGCGGCATCAAGGGAAGCAGAGCGCGCATCAGCCGGCCGCCCAGCAGGAAGGCCCATTTCCTCTCGAGCACAAGGCCCATGCCCCACATGGCGAAGCGCTTCTGCCAGGGGAGGTATCCCTGCTTCGCCAGCACCTGCCGGAATGCCAACAGCTCATGGTGCAGGTCGATCTTGACCGGGCACACGTCCGTACACGACCCGCAGAGGCTCGACGCGAACGGCAGCGACCCGTAGGCCGCCGGGTCGCGCTGCGGGCCCAGAATCGACCCGATGGGCCCCGGCACCGTGTAACCGTAGCTGTAGCCGCCCGACCGCCGGTACACCGGGCACGTGTTCATGCACGCTCCACAGCGGATGCAGCTCAAGGAGCGCCGGAATGCCTCCTCGCCCAGAATGCGCGCCCGCCCGTTATCGACAATGACGACGTGCATCTCGCCGCCCGGCAGCGGTCCGTGAAAATGGGAGGTGTAGGTCGTCACTGGCTGACCCGTCGCACTGCGAGCCAGCAACCGCAGGAAGATGGCGAGATCCTGCGCCCGGGGAACGATCTTCTCCACCCCCATGCAGGCGATGTGGATCGGAGGCAAACTGGTCCCCATGTCCGCATTGCCTTCATTCGTGCACACCACCACTCCGCCCGTCTCCGCGATGGCGAAGTTGACGCCCGTGAGCCCTGCCTGCGCACCCAGGAACCGCTCGCGCAGATGTCCGCGCGCCGCTTCCGTCAGATACTTCGGATCGGACGCGCCCTTCTCCGTACCAAGCTGAATGTGGAACAGCTCGCCGATGTCCTCTTTCTTCAGGTGAATCGCAGGCAGAACGATGTGGCTCGGCGGTTCCTTCCGCAACTGCACGATGCGCTCGCCCAGGTCCGTGTCCGTGACCTCGATTCCATGGGCCTCCAGATACGGGTTGAGGTGGCACTCCTCGGTGAGCATCGACTTCGACTTCACCAGCCGTGTCACACCATGGTCATTGAGGATCTTCAGGACAATCGCGTTGTGTTCGGCGCCGTCGCGAGCCCAGTGAACATGGATCCCATTGGCCGTCGCGTTGCGTTCGAACTCCTCCAGATAATCGGCGATCTTCGAGAGAGTATGCGCCTTGATGGCGGAGGCCGTGGCCCGCAACTCCTCCCATTCCGGCAGTGTGGCCGCCTGGCGGTCGCGCTTCACACGCACGAACCACAGCGATTCATCGTGCCAGTGTGCTCTCGGTTCGTTGGCAACAAACGGAGCGGCGCTCTCTGCGTGCCCCTTCATGACAACCTCGCGTGTTCCAGAATCTGCGCCACGTGCAGAACCTTCATCGGTTTCCTATCGCGGTTCAACAGGCCTTCCAGGTGCATCAGGCACGACATGTCGAAACCAGCAATCACCTCGGCCCCGGCCTGCTCATGATCGCGGATCCGGTCGTGCCCCATCAGGCACGAGACCGCTTCCTCATTCACCGCGAAGGTCCCGCCAAAGCCGCAACACTCGTCCGGCCGCTTCAATTCCACGAGATCAATGCCCCGCAACTGCTCCAATAGGACCTTCACTTTGTTGAACGGCGCCACCATGCGCTCCGAAGAGCTGGCCATGCGCAGTTCGCGCAATCCGTGGCAGCTCATATGCAGGCCCACCTTGCGAGCGAACTCGCCGTCGACCTTCGTGACATGCGCCACGTCCACCAGGTACTCGCACAGCTCAAACGTGTTGTCGCGCAAATGTTCGAACCCCGGCTTGCCCGCCAGCCATTGTTCGTAGTGGTTCCGCACCATCGACACGCAACTGCCCGACGGCGCCACCACGTGATCGTAGCCGCCAAAAACCCGCAGAAACTTCTCGGCCAGCGGCCGTGCGTCCTCTCCGCAACCGGAGTTGGCCATCGGCTGGCCGCAGCACGTCTGCTCCTCAGGAAACTCGATATCGACGCCAAGGCCGCGCAACACACGCAGGGTAGCGAGACCGACCTGTGGATACAGCTGATCCACATAGCACGGTATGAATAGCCCAACTTTCGGCATGTCTCTATTACATCCCAAGAAAGACCCGGTCGAGTTCGGCAATGACTTCATCGGACATCGGCGACAGCGTGCCCACGGCGCGCGAGTTGATGAAAGCTTCGGCCGTCGACTCGATCACCTC includes:
- a CDS encoding selenocysteine synthase, which codes for MFGRRPFLGVLSSLPFAPGLKAAAKKRDVISELGVRTFINAAGTYTALTASLMAPETMDAMRSASRQYVNLIDLQDAVGKRIAELLECESAMVTAGAACALTIGTAACLTGKDHDKIRRLPDVTGMKTEVLVQKSHRYGYDHAVRACGVKLVEIETAEELEKAAGPQSAMMLFFNDAEPRGQINAEDWARLGKKLNIPTFNDASADVPPVSNLKKYTKQGFDLVTFSGGKGICGPQSAGLLLGRKDLIEAARMNTSPNSDTISRGMKVNKEEMVGMLVALEAFIHRDHEAEGREWDRRVSVIQKAAEKFKTVSCSVEVPPIANHTPHLKIKWDQSAIRVQPPEVLKALREGSPSIEACPMTNKEMLVFTVWMMQPGDAEVVARRVAEILKKASA
- a CDS encoding RidA family protein — protein: MANSRRKFIAGGAALAVPAAAAAQSTVQKKVHYKGDKPKKQPLFSGAVSLGNMLFIAGKGAHVPGDIKLHTKIVLDEIEAELKNAGSSMEKVLKCTVFLKKMEDYKEMNDTFLGRFGPEPPVRTTIAAADIPGDSLVEMDVIAYI
- a CDS encoding DUF362 domain-containing protein — encoded protein: MDRRINRRDWLTTAAGATAATLALGSKVAAAAERTKWAMPGLYPGRVIEVHHPGCIVSGQYQPAVVQQMMQRGMKDLTGADGWADAWKQFVEPGDVVGVKLNPVGRPHCMSDASVLHQIVDGLKSAGIKAQDIVVYDRYRSEFLQAGFDKWLPEGVRWTSAVDGGDNVQQDIKGYDPDHYMDMALVLPGQDISNETARRSYAALYITKQVNKLINLCLIKDHQSAGVTVALKNLSHGLVNNVARSHATKSLNACGAFIPASVSIPVIRNKAVLHICDGIKGVYHGGPFARPEFVWEHKTMYFSTDPVSLDHIGWEVIDAQRAAVGKKPLADDLPDKFSTFVRKQPEHVEICGAMGLGVWERKKIDLRRVALG
- a CDS encoding cysteine hydrolase family protein; the encoded protein is MERRALIFSALGSALPGQTQHVLRLRRRDDTKAIEFTEPIDARRSAVILCDMWDRHWCEGANGRVALLVKRCGPLLEKARASGMLIIHAPSETMDFYADAPQRKAMLALPRVDPPKPLDLTAPALPIDDSNGGCDTPGDEQHKAWSRQHAGIVVGPEDLISDQGTEVYSALRARGIQRLFVMGVHTNMCILNRTFAIKQMSKWGVQCVLLRDMTDAMYNPRDRPHVSHARGTELVIEYIERYWCPSTTSDELLKALG
- a CDS encoding Gfo/Idh/MocA family oxidoreductase, giving the protein MAINRRLFLMGAAGAARRVYAAERISLGVIGSGGRGTFVMGVFQKDPAVQVGAICDVYEPNLERALSAAAKAQGGVSPKSYRNHHQLLDDKSIDAVLVATPEHWHHRMVLDALAAGKDVYVEKPLCHTPEQGVELVAAEKRSKNIVQVGMQRRSYDLYQEGRRVVAAGTLGDVRMVRSWWLNTQLGGQKVTELKGPLDWAQWLGPVEKRPMDPDVFSRWRLYSDFAGGIVADQGAHVFDGIHMLMGSGAPLAVTAASGRPHAASGNTPESVVVTAEYPEDFIGVFTINYAAMRYKSRYDQMNHLDGDKARMDIGREELRVFALGGEETPVVEKRSEKGFGWATDLHVMNFLGCVLTRKPPAAPMWLGFQAALVVQLANLSLKNGRRMKWNRTTNQVEV
- a CDS encoding glycosyl hydrolase family 28 protein, with the translated sequence MKPLCLSLLIPAVLFAGATVYNAPAGVEQDKLFQVKVAGQPSFVYSLPVGGMTYFSYTSFARRADIEITVARPVETVAIRPTSYGIRPVINGNVITFRLDRTAQISVEINGDIKHPLLLFANPPESAPPKPGPSGIHYFGAGQVHNVGRITVTSGQLVYIAGGAIVRGSIFMDQARGVHILGRGVLDGSLYKKGESRMIEVNRSSDVDIEGIIVTNSKHWTVPITASDKVTLHNVKLVSDNDWDDGVDVVGSTNVTVDQCFIRTKDDCVAVKAGVQYFTKFNAQRDVSNVVIKRSVLWNGAWGNGLEIGFETRAASIRGVRFLDNDLIHVEGPEGTFSIHNGDRAVISDVIYDNCRVEDSKGLLVDFKILKSRYSKDAERGQIRNIVFRRIRVDQAEMPSILQGFDATHQVGGVVFEDVKTGGRKWTSLADAGIKATHTENVSFK
- a CDS encoding LUD domain-containing protein, encoding MAATNTSRDAILGAMRANAPKLRPLPDAPVAITYTDPLEHFAATLAGVGGRFLRVADEAALRAELATLDVYSKAQRVASLVEAATPGNVDLTSLKDPHELEGIDLAILPGEFGVAENGAVWVPGSRLGPHRAVFVIAQHLVLVMPAGAVVHNMQEAYTRIRLERPGFGVFISGPSKTADIEQSLVIGAHGARSCTVIAVG
- a CDS encoding lactate utilization protein B, producing the protein MKGHAESAAPFVANEPRAHWHDESLWFVRVKRDRQAATLPEWEELRATASAIKAHTLSKIADYLEEFERNATANGIHVHWARDGAEHNAIVLKILNDHGVTRLVKSKSMLTEECHLNPYLEAHGIEVTDTDLGERIVQLRKEPPSHIVLPAIHLKKEDIGELFHIQLGTEKGASDPKYLTEAARGHLRERFLGAQAGLTGVNFAIAETGGVVVCTNEGNADMGTSLPPIHIACMGVEKIVPRAQDLAIFLRLLARSATGQPVTTYTSHFHGPLPGGEMHVVIVDNGRARILGEEAFRRSLSCIRCGACMNTCPVYRRSGGYSYGYTVPGPIGSILGPQRDPAAYGSLPFASSLCGSCTDVCPVKIDLHHELLAFRQVLAKQGYLPWQKRFAMWGMGLVLERKWAFLLGGRLMRALLPLMPRGLVYGPWNPWGKQRELPPMPKESFRDLLKKEPK
- a CDS encoding (Fe-S)-binding protein, with the protein product MPKVGLFIPCYVDQLYPQVGLATLRVLRGLGVDIEFPEEQTCCGQPMANSGCGEDARPLAEKFLRVFGGYDHVVAPSGSCVSMVRNHYEQWLAGKPGFEHLRDNTFELCEYLVDVAHVTKVDGEFARKVGLHMSCHGLRELRMASSSERMVAPFNKVKVLLEQLRGIDLVELKRPDECCGFGGTFAVNEEAVSCLMGHDRIRDHEQAGAEVIAGFDMSCLMHLEGLLNRDRKPMKVLHVAQILEHARLS